A region from the Flavobacterium enshiense genome encodes:
- a CDS encoding endo alpha-1,4 polygalactosaminidase, whose amino-acid sequence MQRIKLFFCLLPSLIGFKVWSNADQQPNVFFCYGKLNPTEIKGYDYVVLESRNFNASDIKKVKSLNGKVLAYISLGEVNSQTKHYKKLKNITLGKNEIWDSYYLDLKSDSTNQVLFSEIDRMLFDGYDGLFLDNIDNFTTFGPQKDQKAEIIAFMGNLKRKYPQHYILQNAGIELLEDTHNFIDGIVVESVASNYSFPDKNYKLREKNEYDEYIKKLNLIRRKYKLPIILVEYADTQLLYNDIQKRISKTNFLYFIGTIDLLGVPNFTN is encoded by the coding sequence ATGCAGCGTATTAAATTATTCTTCTGTTTACTTCCTTCGTTGATAGGATTTAAGGTTTGGTCAAATGCTGATCAGCAACCAAATGTTTTTTTTTGCTACGGAAAATTAAATCCGACTGAAATTAAAGGTTACGATTATGTGGTCCTCGAATCGAGAAATTTCAACGCCTCAGATATTAAAAAAGTAAAAAGCCTGAATGGAAAAGTTTTAGCGTACATCAGTTTAGGTGAAGTAAACAGTCAAACAAAACATTATAAAAAACTAAAAAATATCACTTTAGGAAAAAATGAAATTTGGGATAGTTATTATTTGGATTTAAAATCCGATTCAACTAATCAGGTTCTTTTTTCCGAAATAGACCGAATGTTATTTGATGGTTATGACGGTTTGTTTCTGGATAACATAGACAATTTTACAACATTCGGCCCTCAAAAAGACCAAAAAGCTGAAATTATAGCTTTCATGGGAAATCTTAAAAGAAAGTATCCGCAACATTATATTCTTCAAAATGCAGGAATTGAACTCTTGGAAGATACACATAATTTTATTGACGGTATCGTTGTGGAATCGGTTGCGAGCAATTATTCGTTTCCAGACAAAAACTATAAACTCAGAGAAAAAAATGAATACGATGAATATATTAAGAAATTGAACCTGATACGAAGGAAATACAAACTCCCCATAATTTTGGTAGAGTATGCAGATACACAATTACTTTACAACGATATACAAAAACGGATTTCAAAAACTAACTTTTTATATTTTATCGGTACAATCGATCTACTAGGAGTTCCAAATTTTACTAACTAA
- a CDS encoding glyoxalase has translation MENRDTFLIDLRGEPLGTISAQSTSEEIFQNRTLRPILVIQNELFIEVFLNYVVKQKNVFFSLSPEKKMAYIENVIQRDIKFRNSLKGIIIGLFTVEEYKEYIKNSSNINKRMMNMLIERLKSQVMILIEE, from the coding sequence ATGGAAAATCGCGACACTTTTCTTATTGATTTGAGAGGAGAACCTCTTGGAACGATTTCGGCTCAGTCAACCTCTGAAGAAATTTTTCAGAACAGGACTTTACGACCTATACTGGTTATACAGAACGAACTTTTTATCGAAGTATTTCTGAATTATGTGGTGAAGCAAAAAAACGTATTCTTTTCATTGTCACCGGAAAAAAAGATGGCATACATTGAAAATGTAATTCAGCGCGACATCAAATTCAGAAATTCGCTCAAAGGAATTATCATTGGACTTTTTACTGTTGAGGAATATAAAGAATACATTAAAAATTCCTCAAACATCAACAAGCGAATGATGAACATGCTTATTGAACGGCTGAAAAGTCAGGTTATGATTTTAATTGAAGAGTAA
- a CDS encoding DUF3817 domain-containing protein, which yields MTRIFKIIALLEGLSLLVLFSNMIFLKPTNFDLYKTLLFPIGMTHGLLFIGYIVLATMFKMEDNWTWKKYFQVCVASVIPFGTFYVEKKIL from the coding sequence ATGACACGTATTTTTAAAATTATTGCTTTACTGGAAGGACTTTCTCTTTTAGTATTATTCAGTAATATGATTTTCCTGAAACCGACAAATTTCGATTTGTACAAAACCCTGCTCTTCCCTATCGGAATGACTCACGGACTGTTGTTCATAGGCTATATTGTTTTGGCAACAATGTTTAAAATGGAAGACAACTGGACATGGAAAAAATACTTCCAGGTTTGCGTGGCATCGGTAATTCCGTTCGGAACTTTTTATGTTGAGAAAAAAATACTGTAA
- the pelF gene encoding GT4 family glycosyltransferase PelF, whose protein sequence is MNKKYDVLLILEGTYPYNGGGVSTWSHMLCNEIKNANFILYSINAQYESSPRYSLSENVKQIVQVPLWAPFEPQEMINYGKHYYTIVDEKEDLSEKIVQEEFIPVFRRMITNIYSDTRKAEDFDDIIFKMWQFFQLHDYKKTMQSMAVWRCFCDLVIDLSRNTKEEATLNDLTFGMRWIYRFLIPLSIDVPKVDISHLTISGFPVIPALVLKYKYNTPMIATEHGVFIRERLLAINSSEYSYFLKKMLVKFSESITELVYYKADMILSVNKFNILWEKLYGANPDIIDVIYNGIDHNLFVPAPKPEALIGIPTVVAAARIFDLKDIITMIKSCHVVKQQIPNVQYLVYGDNDAVPEYTKECEDLINELQLQDNFKLAGYHSKPHQLFCEGDISILTSISEGFPYTVLESMSCGIPVVATDVGGVTEALDEDCGFICKPKDYEEIGNCVIKLLQNDELRKQMGINARRKVTENFTIGKFIKEYEEAYEKIMKRTRQQSENQQIYIDLGQNNTMEAS, encoded by the coding sequence ATGAATAAAAAGTACGATGTTCTTCTGATCCTCGAGGGTACTTATCCTTATAATGGTGGCGGTGTTTCAACATGGTCACACATGCTTTGTAATGAAATCAAAAACGCCAATTTTATCTTATATTCCATTAATGCACAATATGAAAGCAGTCCGCGTTACTCTTTAAGCGAGAATGTAAAACAAATAGTTCAAGTTCCTTTGTGGGCGCCGTTTGAGCCGCAGGAAATGATCAACTACGGAAAACATTACTATACGATTGTTGATGAGAAAGAGGATTTGAGTGAAAAAATAGTCCAAGAAGAATTCATTCCCGTTTTCAGGAGAATGATAACCAATATTTATTCTGATACACGAAAAGCTGAAGATTTTGATGATATTATCTTTAAAATGTGGCAGTTTTTTCAGTTACATGACTACAAGAAAACCATGCAAAGTATGGCTGTATGGAGGTGCTTTTGTGATTTGGTCATCGATTTGAGCCGAAACACCAAAGAGGAAGCCACATTGAATGATTTGACTTTTGGAATGCGCTGGATCTACCGATTTCTGATTCCGCTTTCCATTGATGTGCCTAAAGTTGATATTTCTCATTTAACCATTTCAGGTTTTCCGGTAATTCCTGCTTTAGTGTTGAAATACAAATACAATACCCCTATGATCGCTACAGAACATGGGGTATTTATCCGTGAAAGATTATTAGCCATCAATTCTTCTGAATACTCTTATTTTCTTAAAAAAATGCTTGTCAAATTTTCAGAAAGCATAACCGAATTGGTGTATTATAAGGCTGACATGATACTTTCGGTTAATAAATTCAATATTTTATGGGAAAAACTATATGGCGCTAATCCGGATATTATCGATGTGATATACAATGGTATAGATCACAATCTTTTTGTCCCCGCTCCCAAACCCGAAGCGCTGATTGGCATTCCTACAGTAGTGGCGGCAGCCCGTATTTTCGACTTAAAAGACATCATTACGATGATTAAATCCTGTCACGTCGTTAAACAACAAATTCCAAATGTTCAGTATTTGGTTTATGGTGATAATGACGCCGTTCCTGAATATACTAAAGAATGTGAAGATCTTATTAACGAACTGCAATTACAAGACAATTTTAAACTGGCAGGTTATCACAGTAAACCGCATCAACTTTTCTGTGAAGGCGACATTTCCATTCTTACTTCAATTTCAGAAGGTTTCCCATACACCGTTCTGGAATCCATGAGTTGTGGAATTCCAGTTGTGGCGACCGATGTGGGAGGGGTTACGGAAGCTTTGGATGAAGATTGCGGATTCATATGTAAACCCAAAGACTATGAGGAAATAGGAAATTGTGTTATCAAACTTCTGCAAAATGACGAATTACGAAAACAAATGGGGATAAATGCTCGCCGAAAAGTGACTGAGAATTTCACTATCGGGAAGTTTATCAAAGAATACGAAGAGGCATATGAAAAAATAATGAAAAGAACAAGGCAACAATCTGAAAATCAACAAATTTATATTGATCTGGGTCAAAACAACACTATGGAGGCTTCATAA
- a CDS encoding mechanosensitive ion channel family protein produces the protein MKIFNWAHKLLKSWDFSDTMADYINLAVNIVVLVVVAYIIDYIFKKILIILMAIVAERTKSTFDDFLVANKTAKYVAHLFTLSFVYKTVPIILKEFVYWEGFFTKGVKFYIIILSLWIIRSIFHSLKDYLKDKPKYKDKPIDSYIQVVMICLWVYGITYFILTLLNIEFIKLLTGLGAVSALIILMFRDTILGFIASIQVTVNDMVRIGDWITMEKYGADGDVIEINLVTVKVQNFDNTITTIPTYFLISDSFKNWRGMLDSDGRRLKRSILLKSSSIRFLNEEEIENLKKIQLISSYLNERQMDIDNFNKTKFIDKSVLINGRNLTNFGVFRKYIDLYIANHPGINKDMLFMCRQLQPTQNGMPLEIYAFVKDKNLVEYEAIMADIFDHILASVRYFEMEINETGAIKIEY, from the coding sequence ATGAAAATCTTTAATTGGGCACATAAACTCCTTAAATCATGGGATTTTAGCGATACGATGGCTGACTATATTAACTTGGCCGTTAATATTGTAGTCCTTGTTGTTGTTGCTTATATTATAGATTATATTTTTAAAAAGATTTTGATTATTCTGATGGCTATTGTTGCTGAAAGAACAAAATCAACTTTTGATGATTTTTTAGTTGCCAACAAGACGGCCAAATATGTTGCGCACCTTTTTACGCTTTCGTTTGTTTATAAAACCGTTCCCATTATTCTGAAAGAATTCGTATACTGGGAAGGCTTTTTCACGAAAGGGGTTAAATTTTACATCATTATATTGTCGCTTTGGATCATCCGAAGTATTTTTCATTCCCTGAAAGATTACTTAAAAGATAAGCCGAAGTATAAAGATAAACCTATTGACAGTTACATTCAAGTTGTAATGATTTGCTTGTGGGTGTATGGAATTACATACTTTATTTTAACGCTGCTTAACATAGAATTTATAAAGCTTTTAACTGGATTAGGAGCTGTTTCTGCATTAATTATCTTGATGTTCCGGGATACGATTCTCGGATTTATTGCCAGTATACAGGTTACGGTGAACGATATGGTCCGTATTGGTGACTGGATTACCATGGAAAAATATGGTGCAGACGGTGATGTTATCGAAATCAATCTAGTTACGGTGAAAGTGCAGAACTTTGACAATACCATTACCACAATTCCGACCTATTTCCTGATTTCCGACTCGTTTAAGAACTGGCGTGGTATGCTTGATTCGGATGGGCGCCGTTTAAAACGCTCGATTCTTTTGAAATCCAGTAGTATCCGCTTTTTAAATGAAGAGGAAATTGAAAACTTAAAGAAAATTCAATTGATTTCATCATATCTGAACGAGCGTCAAATGGATATCGATAATTTCAATAAAACGAAATTTATTGACAAGTCGGTCTTGATAAACGGCCGCAACCTGACCAATTTTGGTGTTTTCCGTAAATATATAGACCTGTACATTGCCAACCATCCTGGAATCAACAAGGATATGCTGTTTATGTGTCGACAATTACAGCCTACGCAAAACGGTATGCCATTGGAGATTTATGCTTTCGTAAAAGATAAAAACCTAGTGGAATACGAAGCGATAATGGCCGACATATTCGATCATATTTTAGCATCTGTCCGCTATTTCGAAATGGAAATCAATGAAACCGGTGCGATTAAAATAGAATACTAA
- a CDS encoding acyl-CoA thioesterase yields MNYQTRKWVRPEDLNANGTLFGGKLLSWIDDEAALYSIMILKNNRIVTKFMSEINFTSSARQGDIIEIGLDIVKFGKTSITMRCEVRNVMTKAVIITVDAITMVNLDSFGQPAIHGKTSVEE; encoded by the coding sequence ATGAATTACCAAACCAGAAAATGGGTCAGACCGGAAGATTTAAATGCGAACGGAACCTTATTTGGAGGAAAATTATTGTCTTGGATTGACGACGAAGCTGCATTATATTCCATCATGATCTTAAAAAACAACCGCATTGTTACCAAATTCATGTCGGAGATCAATTTTACGAGTTCAGCCCGCCAAGGAGATATTATTGAAATCGGTCTAGATATTGTAAAATTCGGAAAAACATCAATCACGATGCGTTGTGAAGTACGAAACGTTATGACAAAAGCCGTAATCATCACTGTAGATGCGATTACGATGGTAAATCTGGACAGTTTCGGTCAGCCGGCCATTCACGGAAAAACGAGTGTGGAAGAATAG
- a CDS encoding NUDIX domain-containing protein yields the protein MMYTSKIFVTVDAVILRKNEDYKLLLIKRKNEPYKDYWALPGGFVDENEDLKAAAIRELEEETQIKVSDLEQVGAFGKPFRDPRGHMISVAYFGTVSSETVAKAADDAKEVAWFSLKKLPELAFDHLDIVTLTLQKFEL from the coding sequence ATTATGTATACTTCTAAAATATTTGTGACTGTCGATGCGGTTATCCTTCGAAAAAATGAAGATTACAAATTGCTTCTGATCAAACGGAAAAATGAACCTTATAAAGACTATTGGGCTTTGCCGGGTGGTTTTGTAGATGAAAATGAAGATCTTAAAGCGGCAGCCATTCGGGAATTGGAAGAAGAAACGCAAATAAAAGTTTCTGACTTAGAGCAGGTTGGTGCTTTTGGAAAACCATTTCGTGATCCGAGAGGACATATGATTTCGGTTGCTTATTTTGGAACTGTTTCATCAGAAACCGTTGCCAAAGCCGCTGATGACGCTAAAGAGGTAGCATGGTTTTCTTTAAAAAAATTACCAGAGTTAGCATTTGATCATTTAGATATTGTAACTTTGACCTTACAAAAATTTGAATTATGA
- a CDS encoding DUF4832 domain-containing protein, whose translation MKKTILTLTLLLSVLSFAQTTTNVTYTTSTENFPNPERGLYHHAGAHSTGYSSLSQSTLTSFRNNEGITLILRLFYLENFRNGPISQDYLNKMQTDFNTLRNAGLKCIIRFAYSNDDAPGQRDASKAQILAHIQQVKPLLQNNADVIAVVQAGFIGTWGEWYYTDHFGMSSPLTSTDYANRKEVVDALLNALPSSRMVQMRTPQLKQKLYSTSSALTQNQAFNSSAVSRLGHHNDCFLSSSTDVGTYTNISTEYPYLEQETKFLPMGGETCRVNLPRSGCVTALEEMQKFHWSYLNVEFHSSVISGFSSEGCLDDIKKKLGYRFELVNGSFPQAANVGGSMVVNFKVKNSGFATPYNQRTAYIVFKNTVTGDVFTKALATDPRLWTSQAETAINETITLPTNIVQGSYKLYLHLPDAASGLSARPEYAIRMANTNTWEASTGYNNLNATVNVGQTLGTGDTATTVNALVYPIPANNEIFVELESVDQYAIGMYNSLGQKVNVNTTVAANKLTVDTESLSDGVYYIKISNNSQKNDTRRVVVKH comes from the coding sequence ATGAAGAAGACAATTTTAACCTTAACATTACTTTTATCAGTTTTAAGTTTTGCCCAAACTACTACAAACGTAACCTACACCACTTCAACCGAAAATTTCCCTAACCCTGAACGTGGTTTATATCACCACGCAGGAGCTCACTCTACCGGATATTCAAGTTTAAGTCAGTCTACATTGACAAGCTTCAGAAATAATGAAGGTATTACTCTGATACTTAGACTATTCTATTTGGAGAATTTTAGAAATGGCCCTATATCACAGGATTATCTGAATAAAATGCAGACTGATTTTAATACCCTCAGAAATGCAGGTCTTAAATGTATCATTCGTTTTGCATATTCTAACGACGATGCGCCAGGACAAAGAGATGCTTCTAAAGCACAGATTTTAGCTCATATACAGCAGGTTAAACCTCTTTTACAAAATAACGCTGATGTAATCGCTGTTGTGCAGGCTGGATTTATCGGGACTTGGGGAGAATGGTACTACACCGATCATTTTGGGATGTCGTCGCCGTTGACCTCTACAGATTATGCTAACAGAAAAGAGGTCGTTGACGCTCTCTTAAATGCACTTCCTTCTTCAAGAATGGTACAGATGAGAACACCTCAATTAAAACAAAAATTATATTCAACCAGTTCAGCACTGACACAAAACCAAGCTTTCAACAGTTCGGCTGTTTCCAGACTAGGACACCACAATGACTGTTTCCTTTCCAGTTCGACTGATGTCGGAACCTATACGAATATTTCGACAGAGTACCCGTATTTAGAGCAAGAAACTAAATTTTTACCTATGGGTGGAGAAACTTGTAGAGTGAACTTACCTCGTTCGGGTTGTGTTACTGCTTTGGAGGAAATGCAGAAATTCCATTGGTCTTATCTGAATGTAGAGTTTCATTCCTCAGTAATTAGTGGTTTTTCATCTGAAGGATGTTTAGATGATATTAAGAAAAAATTAGGTTACCGTTTTGAATTGGTTAATGGTTCATTCCCTCAAGCAGCTAATGTTGGCGGATCAATGGTAGTGAATTTCAAAGTTAAAAACTCAGGTTTCGCAACCCCTTACAACCAAAGAACAGCATATATCGTTTTCAAAAATACAGTGACTGGTGATGTTTTCACAAAGGCGTTGGCTACAGATCCAAGATTATGGACTAGTCAGGCTGAAACAGCTATAAATGAAACAATTACATTGCCAACAAATATTGTTCAAGGTTCATATAAATTGTATTTACATCTTCCGGATGCGGCATCAGGTTTAAGCGCTCGTCCTGAATATGCAATCAGAATGGCAAACACTAATACATGGGAAGCATCTACAGGATATAACAATCTTAATGCTACCGTGAATGTTGGACAGACCCTTGGAACTGGCGATACTGCTACAACAGTTAACGCATTAGTTTACCCAATTCCTGCAAACAACGAAATATTTGTTGAATTGGAAAGTGTAGATCAGTATGCAATTGGAATGTACAATTCATTAGGACAAAAAGTAAATGTAAACACTACAGTGGCAGCAAATAAATTAACCGTTGATACTGAAAGTTTGAGTGACGGTGTGTACTACATCAAAATTTCAAATAATAGTCAAAAAAATGATACCAGACGTGTGGTAGTAAAACACTAA
- a CDS encoding DUF2194 domain-containing protein: MKCGKLNISLRCCVFFSLLLAVITAGCAHIEELTGFDANKRNGELTLRRYTGIPLNLPPLVMFITDKSEVESLLLNRNMRKVCDYMKMPFRSVTLEDWNKDHKIDSSVKVLSVFNTKKLNNQSIDILTDFVARGGTLFLPFGSEDKRFSFLIGMKPDNQFDTDAVAAGFLFKTNIFPGFKDQTYLENAKLFGLKSSVFSDKIKVEATAANDENYPLITENSIGKGKVIYYNASYYFIKEDRGLITSGILKGLEGIPYPVINTGVIFLDDFPAPLYDIKSEPVASELNLTIRDYVHNVWWPDLEKLAKKHDIKYSAMTTFDYNENIKPPFLFREWDSKKIKIDGKETGLSSWLMNDVAKKGHELAFHGYNHVSLLVSDWKNPDFMVTSLKAAEKKWEVNDFGPLPVTYVPPSNHIDRVGLKQLKKGMPSLKFMCSLAFGDKKEGGDREFDFDPYEPELFDFPRISFGFYIDQDLKFTIYSLYMYTGIWTHFLHPDDIYQIPGTTLGKGDFDSRNRDKLGWYKTPNSDRAMYPEFDKLLKTIRTDFPNIRFKDARESGLMTNDWRASYFNHKSVNGMYTVEKIKPEDSDFSEQDWFVYGSMDKTSRIEEQLKREGATFKKVPYLDGYLYSVRTNKSRITLPDFKNDLQASNLDLVAANVKNEYKKFNDEVARLLREADWDDDDADRKLALEIEVLRQRMLTEPKINPEVWNKYAEYLSWDDRTEEVWKMLEEHCIKYPLPENIMYSQALSKLVYYPNDAVQEKWMSAQMLITPTDEALLNNYITFFNSPENLEKIKTALINLLKVDSSRENYLRYIDYLVNYEPENAIPELNKIIPSEEYKDLATMISWIYADNNEFQKAYDWSEFSNEIDFYNKMQWLIELKDYQKLINEYNTYMGKNPDDYRVKAQMSNAYHDMGKFKESWILASELPEESADKETIKKMLNTDVIYEKSDLQNYLVENYRGLFYEDVLQKVIKTNRREYGNFINYDTEMQTNKDKLSAFENVLSYNVYDKKKNLHGFGFTYSSMYRVEYEVPDYDDNKTHDVFGIQYQFNNPKSYDKLQYWSNIRYEYSLLEKSFFQFGAGVNYSKNKSYSSAELNIAPAENGPSYSKSIYRFQLNLYENYHFFKYFNTSLSLEGNYYNKSEKLNEDFYVDESYEGSVTAKVIFDRWMQKKYRFEPFVESTRTQASLGESTIPLSTGYPYWMIDDRFFIGGGLGYSIGNSEDDFNMKVEGGWFYDDYADEFTRFIGNLNYQIFDYTAITAIFEFYLQDKFYSNALQLGVKYNLKQKKKK; this comes from the coding sequence ATGAAGTGTGGCAAGCTAAATATATCATTGAGATGCTGTGTCTTTTTTTCATTGCTTTTGGCTGTAATTACTGCTGGTTGTGCACATATTGAGGAGCTGACCGGTTTTGATGCTAATAAAAGGAATGGGGAATTGACGCTGCGACGATATACAGGAATACCTTTAAATCTTCCTCCTTTAGTTATGTTTATTACCGACAAAAGTGAAGTTGAAAGTTTGTTGCTTAACAGAAATATGAGAAAAGTCTGCGATTACATGAAAATGCCTTTTCGAAGTGTCACTCTTGAAGATTGGAATAAAGATCATAAAATAGACAGCAGCGTTAAAGTTTTAAGCGTTTTTAATACTAAAAAATTAAATAATCAAAGTATTGACATCCTTACGGATTTTGTTGCCAGGGGAGGTACATTATTCCTTCCTTTCGGGAGTGAAGACAAACGCTTTTCCTTTTTGATTGGAATGAAACCTGATAATCAGTTCGATACGGATGCCGTCGCAGCAGGCTTTTTATTTAAAACAAATATTTTTCCCGGATTTAAAGATCAAACTTATTTAGAAAACGCAAAACTTTTCGGTTTAAAAAGTTCGGTTTTTTCTGATAAAATTAAAGTTGAAGCTACAGCAGCTAATGATGAAAATTATCCGCTAATAACTGAAAATTCAATAGGTAAAGGAAAAGTTATTTACTATAATGCATCCTATTACTTTATTAAGGAGGACCGTGGTTTGATAACTTCCGGAATTCTGAAAGGACTCGAAGGTATTCCATATCCGGTAATTAATACAGGTGTCATCTTTTTAGATGATTTCCCTGCTCCACTATATGACATCAAAAGCGAACCAGTTGCATCAGAATTGAATCTAACCATAAGGGATTATGTACATAATGTCTGGTGGCCTGATTTAGAAAAATTAGCAAAAAAACATGATATCAAATATTCCGCAATGACCACGTTTGATTATAATGAAAATATCAAACCTCCATTTTTATTCAGGGAATGGGACTCAAAAAAAATTAAGATAGACGGAAAAGAAACCGGTTTGAGTTCCTGGCTGATGAATGATGTGGCAAAAAAAGGTCATGAATTGGCTTTTCATGGCTATAATCATGTTTCGTTACTTGTATCTGACTGGAAAAATCCGGATTTTATGGTGACTTCTCTTAAGGCCGCTGAAAAGAAATGGGAGGTAAATGATTTTGGCCCTTTGCCTGTAACTTATGTCCCGCCTTCAAATCATATAGATAGGGTAGGGCTGAAACAACTCAAAAAAGGCATGCCCTCCCTGAAATTCATGTGTAGCCTTGCTTTTGGGGATAAAAAAGAAGGTGGGGACAGGGAATTTGATTTTGATCCATATGAACCTGAATTATTTGATTTTCCAAGGATTTCCTTCGGATTTTATATTGATCAGGATTTAAAATTCACTATCTATTCTTTATATATGTATACCGGAATTTGGACGCATTTTCTTCATCCGGACGATATCTACCAGATTCCTGGAACCACTTTAGGTAAAGGAGACTTTGACTCGCGGAATCGTGATAAATTAGGTTGGTACAAAACCCCAAACAGCGACAGAGCAATGTACCCTGAATTTGATAAACTTTTAAAAACAATACGTACTGATTTTCCAAATATCCGTTTCAAAGATGCAAGGGAAAGCGGCTTGATGACAAATGACTGGAGAGCTTCCTATTTCAATCATAAATCTGTTAACGGAATGTATACCGTTGAAAAAATCAAACCTGAAGATTCTGATTTTTCCGAACAGGATTGGTTTGTTTACGGCAGTATGGATAAAACTTCGAGAATTGAAGAACAACTGAAAAGAGAAGGGGCCACTTTCAAAAAAGTACCTTATCTGGACGGCTATTTGTATTCAGTACGAACCAATAAATCAAGAATTACACTCCCTGATTTTAAAAACGATTTACAAGCAAGCAATTTGGATTTGGTTGCAGCTAATGTTAAAAACGAATACAAAAAGTTCAATGACGAAGTAGCAAGACTGCTGAGGGAAGCTGACTGGGATGATGATGATGCGGATAGAAAATTAGCTTTAGAAATTGAAGTTTTGAGACAAAGAATGCTTACCGAACCAAAAATCAATCCGGAAGTATGGAATAAATATGCCGAATATCTCTCGTGGGATGACAGGACTGAAGAGGTTTGGAAAATGCTTGAAGAGCATTGTATTAAATATCCATTGCCTGAAAACATAATGTATTCACAGGCATTAAGTAAGTTGGTATATTATCCTAATGATGCTGTTCAGGAGAAATGGATGAGCGCCCAAATGCTGATAACTCCAACCGATGAAGCATTACTTAATAATTACATTACATTTTTTAATTCGCCAGAAAATCTGGAAAAAATAAAGACAGCGCTTATTAACTTACTAAAAGTGGATTCCTCTCGCGAAAACTATCTTAGGTATATTGATTATCTGGTAAATTATGAACCTGAAAACGCTATTCCGGAACTTAATAAAATAATTCCATCTGAAGAATATAAAGATTTAGCAACAATGATTAGCTGGATTTATGCAGACAACAATGAATTTCAAAAAGCCTATGATTGGTCGGAATTTAGTAATGAAATCGATTTTTACAACAAAATGCAATGGCTGATTGAATTGAAAGATTATCAAAAATTAATCAATGAATATAATACCTATATGGGTAAAAACCCTGATGATTACAGAGTTAAAGCACAGATGAGCAATGCTTATCACGACATGGGAAAATTCAAAGAATCATGGATTTTGGCCAGTGAGCTTCCTGAGGAATCTGCGGATAAAGAAACCATTAAAAAAATGCTGAACACCGATGTGATTTATGAAAAAAGCGATCTCCAAAATTATCTTGTGGAAAACTACAGAGGTTTATTTTACGAAGATGTACTCCAAAAAGTGATTAAAACAAATCGCCGGGAATACGGAAATTTCATTAATTATGATACCGAAATGCAAACGAATAAGGATAAACTTTCTGCTTTTGAAAACGTATTATCTTATAATGTTTACGATAAAAAGAAGAATTTGCATGGCTTTGGATTTACCTACAGTTCAATGTACCGTGTTGAATATGAGGTTCCTGATTATGACGATAATAAAACACACGATGTATTCGGAATTCAATATCAGTTTAATAATCCTAAGTCATATGATAAACTGCAGTATTGGTCAAATATACGTTATGAATACAGCCTTCTTGAAAAATCATTTTTTCAATTTGGTGCGGGTGTAAATTATTCAAAAAACAAGAGTTATTCTTCAGCCGAACTTAATATTGCTCCCGCTGAAAACGGACCGTCATACAGTAAGAGCATTTACCGTTTTCAGTTGAATCTTTATGAGAATTATCATTTTTTCAAATATTTCAACACAAGTTTATCTCTTGAGGGGAATTACTATAATAAGAGTGAAAAACTTAATGAAGATTTCTATGTTGATGAATCCTATGAAGGAAGCGTAACCGCAAAAGTAATATTTGACCGTTGGATGCAAAAAAAATACAGATTCGAGCCTTTTGTCGAATCCACCAGAACACAAGCTTCTTTAGGAGAATCGACAATTCCGTTATCAACCGGATATCCTTATTGGATGATAGATGACCGCTTTTTCATTGGTGGCGGACTGGGATATTCTATCGGAAATTCGGAAGATGATTTTAATATGAAAGTAGAAGGAGGATGGTTTTATGATGATTACGCTGATGAATTCACCCGTTTTATCGGTAATCTTAACTATCAGATTTTTGATTATACAGCCATTACAGCAATATTCGAATTTTATCTTCAGGACAAATTTTATTCAAATGCATTGCAGTTGGGTGTGAAGTATAATTTGAAACAAAAGAAAAAAAAATAG